A section of the Pedobacter sp. HDW13 genome encodes:
- a CDS encoding peroxiredoxin family protein, with the protein MKRIILSIALITALCLQVKAQKGLTLGSKAPLFSGLDQNGKTVSLKNALKTHRSVVLFFYRGQWCPFCNKHIKELQDSLQLLTSKDAYVIGVTPENKENIAKTIKKTNAGFSILQDKDDTIMTAYGVNFMMDEATFTKYKGYGINLETNNGNSRHTLPVPATYIIDKSGKIKYIHFDPDYKKRASVQLLLSQL; encoded by the coding sequence ATGAAAAGAATTATACTATCCATAGCCTTAATTACAGCCCTGTGTTTGCAGGTAAAAGCACAAAAAGGTTTAACCCTTGGCTCAAAGGCACCACTGTTTAGTGGGCTAGATCAAAACGGTAAAACAGTGAGCCTAAAAAATGCACTTAAAACACACCGTTCAGTTGTATTGTTTTTTTATCGTGGGCAATGGTGCCCGTTTTGCAATAAGCACATTAAAGAACTTCAGGATTCTTTACAGCTGTTAACGAGCAAAGATGCTTATGTGATTGGTGTAACACCCGAAAACAAAGAAAATATAGCAAAAACAATAAAAAAAACTAATGCAGGTTTTTCTATTCTGCAAGATAAAGACGATACCATTATGACAGCTTATGGTGTAAACTTTATGATGGATGAAGCTACATTTACAAAATACAAAGGTTACGGAATAAATCTCGAAACCAATAATGGCAATAGCAGGCATACACTTCCGGTACCGGCAACCTATATTATCGATAAATCAGGGAAGATTAAATATATTCATTTTGACCCCGATTATAAAAAGAGAGCCTCGGTACAACTTTTGCTGAGCCAACTTTAA
- the moaA gene encoding GTP 3',8-cyclase MoaA — translation MIKDSFGRVHDYLRISLTDNCNFRCFYCMPEEEYDFTPASRLMQTDEIIQLAEVFVANGVRKIRLTGGEPLVRKDAAQIITALGKLPVELTITTNGTRIAEMLPVLIAAGIKSINISLDTLQPEKFFLITRRDVFHQVSSNIELLLQHKIKVKINMVVMKGLNDNEIIDFISWTKHNPIQVRFIEFMPFSGNKWTSNKMFSLAEILAIIEKDFTALPLKGEAHDTAKNFMIPGHDGSFAVISTMTNPFCDTCNRMRLTADGKLKNCLFSDSETDLLTALRKKEDVLPLIEASIWSKKKALGGQLVPDFEKIDAATIQNRSMITIGG, via the coding sequence ATGATAAAAGATTCTTTTGGAAGGGTACATGATTATCTGCGGATATCGCTCACAGATAACTGCAATTTCCGCTGCTTTTATTGTATGCCCGAGGAAGAATACGACTTCACTCCTGCCTCGCGATTGATGCAAACGGACGAAATTATCCAGCTGGCAGAAGTTTTTGTAGCCAATGGGGTAAGAAAAATCAGGTTAACCGGTGGCGAGCCTTTAGTGCGTAAAGATGCTGCGCAAATTATTACCGCACTCGGGAAACTCCCTGTTGAGCTAACCATTACCACTAACGGAACGCGTATCGCCGAAATGCTGCCCGTTTTAATCGCAGCAGGTATTAAATCCATCAATATCAGTCTGGATACCTTGCAACCTGAAAAATTTTTCCTCATTACCCGGAGAGATGTATTTCACCAGGTAAGCAGCAATATCGAACTGCTTTTACAGCACAAAATCAAGGTAAAAATTAACATGGTGGTGATGAAAGGCCTCAATGATAACGAAATCATCGATTTTATCAGCTGGACCAAACACAACCCTATCCAGGTGCGGTTTATTGAGTTTATGCCTTTTAGCGGCAACAAATGGACCAGTAACAAAATGTTTTCTTTAGCCGAGATTTTAGCCATTATTGAAAAAGATTTCACGGCGCTACCACTAAAGGGCGAAGCACACGATACAGCCAAAAACTTTATGATACCCGGTCACGATGGCTCTTTCGCCGTAATTAGCACCATGACCAACCCATTTTGTGATACCTGTAACCGCATGCGACTAACCGCAGATGGCAAATTAAAAAACTGTCTCTTTTCGGATAGCGAAACCGATTTGCTTACAGCACTCAGAAAAAAAGAAGACGTACTCCCACTCATTGAAGCGTCTATTTGGAGCAAGAAAAAAGCCCTTGGCGGTCAATTGGTGCCTGATTTCGAAAAAATAGATGCGGCAACCATTCAAAACAGGAGTATGATTACCATTGGAGGATAA
- a CDS encoding molybdopterin-dependent oxidoreductase, whose translation MKKADHKKKLKAPLTIEQKIKRRSFISFGTFFALGGAATLGWKWLLDAPEETPGVTAGTRAPLRRALNKTELFFRNLFSNNHLVKTYPKELAATTPRVNSLIGIEDDKDFDINAWKLIVKCTNEKNLNIRLEEIKALPKTEIVYDFKCVEGWDEIQYWAGVKLSDFLTHFKLDGQSHMQYMGLETPNGAYYVGLERESILHPQTLLAYEMNGKSLSIEHGAPLRLIVPVKYGIKNLKRIGQISFSNNRPRDYWAEQGYDYYSGL comes from the coding sequence ATGAAGAAAGCAGATCATAAAAAGAAACTGAAAGCTCCATTAACCATTGAGCAAAAAATTAAACGCCGAAGTTTTATTTCATTCGGGACTTTTTTCGCTCTCGGTGGAGCTGCAACTTTAGGATGGAAATGGCTTTTAGATGCTCCAGAAGAAACACCTGGAGTTACCGCGGGTACAAGGGCACCATTACGAAGAGCGCTCAACAAAACAGAGCTTTTTTTCCGCAATTTGTTTAGCAACAATCATCTGGTTAAAACCTATCCAAAAGAACTGGCGGCCACCACGCCCAGGGTTAACAGCTTAATTGGGATTGAAGATGACAAAGATTTTGATATTAACGCATGGAAACTAATTGTTAAATGTACAAATGAGAAAAACCTAAACATCCGACTGGAAGAAATAAAGGCATTGCCCAAAACTGAAATTGTTTATGATTTTAAATGTGTAGAGGGCTGGGACGAAATCCAATACTGGGCAGGTGTAAAATTGAGTGATTTTTTAACACATTTTAAATTAGATGGTCAATCGCACATGCAGTATATGGGCTTAGAAACTCCAAATGGTGCTTATTATGTAGGACTAGAAAGAGAAAGCATACTTCATCCACAAACCTTACTTGCTTACGAAATGAACGGAAAAAGCCTAAGTATAGAACATGGTGCACCACTAAGGCTCATTGTACCAGTAAAATATGGCATTAAAAACTTAAAAAGAATAGGGCAAATATCATTTAGTAATAACAGGCCAAGGGATTACTGGGCAGAACAAGGCTACGATTATTATTCCGGATTATAA
- a CDS encoding cytochrome b/b6 domain-containing protein, with the protein MKEIKEKHALLIRWTHWVNFPVLTIMTWSGLLIYWANDAYGISVFGITLIKFFPEWFYNYFHIPQRLAEGMAFHFLFMWFFLINGLIYLLYTFFSGSWRELLPNKNSFKEAWLVLLHDLHLSKTVPPQKKYNAAQRIAYSAIILMGIGSALTGLAIYKPVQLYWLCWLCGGYHFARIIHFALTIGYVLFFIIHIVQVVLSGWNNFRAVVAGFEVIEKKPLSKKEQPIHHKPESDEESRS; encoded by the coding sequence ATGAAAGAAATTAAGGAAAAACACGCTTTGCTAATACGATGGACCCATTGGGTGAATTTCCCAGTATTGACCATCATGACCTGGAGCGGTTTATTGATTTATTGGGCAAACGATGCCTATGGGATTTCCGTTTTCGGTATTACGCTGATTAAATTTTTCCCAGAGTGGTTTTACAATTATTTTCATATTCCACAACGCCTGGCAGAAGGAATGGCATTTCACTTTCTTTTTATGTGGTTCTTCCTTATCAACGGACTGATTTATCTCTTATACACCTTTTTTTCTGGTTCATGGCGTGAGCTTTTACCCAATAAAAATTCGTTTAAAGAGGCCTGGTTAGTACTCTTGCACGATCTTCACCTCAGTAAAACCGTTCCACCCCAAAAAAAATACAACGCGGCCCAGCGCATTGCCTATTCGGCTATTATATTAATGGGTATTGGCTCTGCATTAACCGGTTTGGCTATTTACAAGCCTGTACAACTATATTGGCTATGTTGGTTATGCGGGGGTTACCATTTTGCAAGAATTATCCACTTTGCTTTAACCATCGGCTATGTGCTATTCTTTATCATTCATATTGTACAGGTAGTACTTTCCGGATGGAATAACTTCCGTGCCGTGGTTGCCGGTTTTGAAGTGATAGAAAAAAAGCCATTGTCCAAAAAAGAACAACCAATCCACCATAAACCAGAAAGTGATGAAGAAAGCAGATCATAA
- a CDS encoding carboxymuconolactone decarboxylase family protein, with translation MEKRINLFEQGMSTLKPLFVMGQQLKKSSIGPTIIELVDFRVSQINACAFCLDMHSKDARANGETEQRLYGLSAWREAPYYTDRERAALAWAEAVTASHVTDEVYQEAAAHFTEIEMIELTLLVTNINTWNRLNIAFPNAVGTYKVGMFG, from the coding sequence ATGGAAAAGAGAATTAATTTATTTGAACAAGGAATGAGCACGTTGAAACCATTATTTGTAATGGGACAGCAATTAAAAAAATCATCAATTGGTCCTACCATAATCGAACTGGTCGATTTCCGTGTATCGCAAATCAATGCCTGTGCCTTCTGCCTCGATATGCATTCGAAAGATGCCCGCGCCAACGGCGAAACCGAGCAACGCCTTTACGGCTTAAGCGCCTGGAGAGAAGCCCCTTATTATACCGATCGCGAAAGAGCTGCATTGGCCTGGGCCGAAGCAGTTACCGCCAGCCATGTTACTGATGAAGTATATCAGGAAGCAGCAGCACATTTTACAGAGATAGAAATGATCGAACTTACCCTTTTGGTAACCAACATCAATACCTGGAACCGCTTAAATATCGCTTTCCCGAATGCTGTTGGCACCTACAAAGTTGGTATGTTTGGGTAG
- a CDS encoding sigma-70 family RNA polymerase sigma factor: MLDTHNMQKEIDRNVNQKYTGSDPITWVEQYADYLYGFAMSRLRDEDVAKDLVQDTFLAALQRLGQFEGNSHEKTWLTAILKNKIADFYRKQLSGTLKVTNAENEQNVFFDAETGHWNEHFKPKAFGLETHDPLILKELGKILNACLAKLPSLWFSVFAMKHMDDLESEHICAELKLSSPNFWVIMHRTKLNLRNCLEKNWN, from the coding sequence ATGCTAGATACACACAACATGCAAAAAGAAATAGATCGCAATGTTAATCAGAAGTATACCGGCTCTGATCCGATTACCTGGGTAGAACAATATGCCGATTATCTTTATGGCTTTGCCATGTCGAGATTAAGAGATGAAGATGTAGCAAAAGATTTGGTACAGGATACTTTTTTGGCTGCCTTGCAACGTTTAGGTCAATTTGAAGGGAACAGTCATGAGAAAACATGGTTAACGGCCATTCTTAAAAACAAGATTGCCGATTTTTACCGAAAGCAGTTGTCGGGTACTTTAAAAGTAACGAATGCCGAAAATGAGCAAAACGTTTTTTTTGATGCAGAAACAGGCCATTGGAATGAGCATTTCAAGCCAAAGGCATTCGGCTTAGAAACGCACGACCCATTGATTTTAAAAGAACTCGGTAAAATTTTAAATGCATGTTTGGCCAAATTGCCCAGCTTATGGTTTTCGGTATTTGCCATGAAACATATGGATGACCTTGAATCGGAGCACATTTGCGCCGAGTTAAAACTCAGTTCGCCCAATTTTTGGGTAATTATGCATCGTACAAAATTAAACCTTCGGAACTGCCTTGAAAAAAACTGGAATTAA
- a CDS encoding FadR/GntR family transcriptional regulator, which yields MDSISDFKQVDTSSLVDRVEDKLVQLLQERKLKVGDSIPTELELCAALGVSRTVVREAMLRLRMMGLIESKKKKGAVITSPDLFGILSKSMNPHILDQGTLKEIFEIRLVLEIGMADFLFQRITDEDLKELRRIVDNEPEAAQDHLFNIEHEIAFHGKLYDITGNETLRKFQSMLLPIFDFVHNSGLLKKQGQLHKFVSHKGLVDILENGSPELFRNAMRNHLENHFNRLFAED from the coding sequence ATGGATAGCATCAGTGATTTTAAACAAGTGGATACCAGTTCGTTGGTAGATCGTGTTGAAGATAAGCTTGTTCAACTTTTGCAGGAACGTAAGCTAAAAGTTGGCGACAGCATCCCTACCGAACTCGAACTTTGTGCCGCGTTGGGCGTTAGCCGTACAGTTGTGCGCGAAGCCATGTTGCGATTACGCATGATGGGCCTAATTGAATCCAAAAAGAAAAAAGGTGCTGTAATTACAAGTCCCGATCTGTTTGGTATCCTTTCTAAAAGCATGAACCCGCACATTCTTGACCAGGGCACCTTGAAAGAGATTTTCGAAATTAGGCTGGTGCTGGAAATCGGAATGGCCGATTTTTTATTTCAGCGCATTACCGACGAAGATTTAAAAGAACTGAGAAGAATAGTGGATAACGAACCAGAAGCGGCGCAGGATCATTTGTTTAATATTGAACACGAAATTGCCTTTCATGGTAAATTGTACGATATAACCGGAAATGAAACCCTCCGAAAATTCCAGAGTATGTTGCTGCCTATATTCGATTTTGTGCACAACAGTGGCTTGCTTAAAAAGCAAGGGCAACTGCACAAGTTTGTCTCTCACAAAGGTTTGGTAGATATTTTAGAAAACGGATCGCCTGAGCTTTTCCGCAACGCGATGAGGAATCACCTCGAAAATCATTTTAACCGTCTTTTTGCGGAGGATTAA
- a CDS encoding zf-HC2 domain-containing protein → MTNALKNIIYNCKQATFLIEKRMAGKITASETVQLKVHLAGCSVCRLYQEQSVLINRLFTGFPVNGFKLDETFKNDLVKKLEAEMNKN, encoded by the coding sequence ATGACTAATGCACTAAAAAATATTATTTACAACTGTAAGCAGGCTACTTTTTTAATAGAAAAAAGAATGGCTGGTAAAATTACCGCTTCAGAAACGGTACAGTTAAAAGTTCATTTGGCTGGCTGCTCGGTCTGCAGGCTTTATCAAGAGCAAAGTGTGCTGATAAACAGGTTGTTTACGGGTTTTCCGGTAAATGGTTTTAAGTTGGATGAAACTTTTAAAAATGATTTGGTTAAAAAGCTGGAAGCAGAAATGAATAAAAACTGA
- the glp gene encoding gephyrin-like molybdotransferase Glp, with the protein MISVKAAKDLISENITPLTPVLIPLSQASGHILAADVYAHLDIPAFRQSSMDGYALKFSDAEKELQLIGEMAAGTPTNLTIKEGETSRIFTGAPLPDGADTVVIQEKITRTGDKITLQDANLKPGLNVRAIGSEIASGALAMKKGDLLNPAAVGFLAGIGITEATVFPLPQIAIIVTGKELQKPGETLAFGQVYESNSYSLSAALKTEGITHITVYEADDDLDILQNVLQKALNHNDLVLLTGGVSVGDYDFVIEAATRCGVKQVFHKVKQKPGKPLYFGTYISKLIFGLPGNPSSVLSCYYNYVLPSIKALTQKNNSVTEVQAMLTHAYTKPAGLTHFLKGKYENGKVSPLGAQESYRLSSFAQSNCLICLNETQENFEKGETVTVLILPQ; encoded by the coding sequence ATGATTAGCGTTAAAGCAGCAAAAGACCTCATTTCAGAAAATATTACACCCTTAACACCAGTTCTGATTCCGCTGAGCCAGGCTTCGGGCCATATTTTGGCTGCCGATGTTTATGCACATTTAGATATTCCTGCATTCAGACAATCATCAATGGATGGTTATGCGCTCAAATTTTCAGACGCTGAAAAAGAACTGCAACTGATTGGCGAAATGGCGGCTGGTACCCCAACAAATCTGACCATTAAAGAAGGAGAAACCAGCCGAATTTTTACCGGTGCCCCATTACCCGATGGAGCCGATACGGTGGTAATACAGGAAAAAATTACCCGTACAGGAGATAAAATTACTTTACAGGATGCTAATTTAAAGCCGGGCCTAAATGTACGCGCCATAGGTTCTGAAATTGCTTCAGGTGCATTGGCTATGAAAAAAGGCGACTTGTTGAACCCCGCTGCAGTAGGCTTTTTAGCAGGCATTGGTATTACCGAAGCCACAGTATTTCCTTTACCACAAATTGCCATTATTGTAACCGGTAAAGAATTGCAAAAACCCGGAGAAACACTTGCATTTGGCCAGGTTTACGAATCTAATTCCTATTCACTATCTGCCGCACTAAAGACAGAAGGCATAACCCATATTACGGTTTATGAGGCTGATGATGACCTGGATATCCTGCAAAATGTACTTCAAAAAGCATTGAACCACAACGATCTGGTGCTCTTAACTGGGGGCGTGAGTGTAGGCGATTATGATTTTGTAATTGAAGCCGCTACTCGTTGTGGGGTAAAACAGGTTTTCCACAAAGTAAAACAAAAACCAGGTAAACCGTTATACTTCGGCACATATATCTCGAAATTAATATTTGGCTTACCCGGCAATCCATCTTCGGTGTTAAGCTGTTATTACAACTATGTATTGCCTTCCATCAAGGCACTCACGCAAAAAAATAATTCGGTAACAGAAGTGCAGGCCATGCTTACCCATGCTTATACCAAACCTGCCGGACTTACCCATTTCCTTAAAGGCAAATACGAAAACGGAAAGGTTAGCCCCCTTGGCGCACAGGAATCGTACCGTTTGAGCTCCTTTGCCCAATCCAATTGTCTGATATGCCTTAACGAAACACAAGAAAATTTCGAAAAGGGAGAAACTGTAACCGTTCTGATTTTACCCCAATAA
- a CDS encoding YciI family protein, whose amino-acid sequence MNEFLLIFRRAFTHEDQPSPEMLQESIKQWQDWFGGIAAQDKLVRPLQRWDLEGRVVHADKNVINGPYAEIKESIGGLVLIRAKDYDEAAEIAKDCPILKLGGNVEIRMAVTPTA is encoded by the coding sequence ATGAACGAATTTTTATTGATCTTCCGAAGGGCCTTTACCCACGAAGATCAGCCCTCGCCTGAGATGCTTCAGGAATCAATTAAACAATGGCAGGATTGGTTTGGCGGTATCGCTGCACAAGATAAACTGGTTAGGCCATTACAACGCTGGGATCTGGAAGGCAGAGTAGTACATGCCGATAAAAATGTAATCAACGGCCCATATGCCGAAATTAAGGAATCGATTGGTGGTTTGGTGTTAATCAGAGCCAAAGACTATGATGAAGCGGCAGAAATTGCCAAGGACTGCCCGATATTAAAACTGGGTGGTAATGTGGAAATCAGAATGGCTGTTACACCAACGGCCTAA
- a CDS encoding RNA polymerase sigma factor yields MEESVLIPHLFRTEYRKIVSVLCYRFGIDHIETAEDIVSDTFLTATETWSMKGIPENPTAWLYTVAKNKTKNYLRHHAVFEQKLAKQIQIETETETEIDLDLSDKNINDSQLAMMFTICAPVVSKEAQIALALNLLCGFGVQEIADGFLTGKDTIYKRLKRAKEKLKEAGIKIEQPKVSAINQRLETVLTTLYLLFSEGYYSVSNDVTLRKDVCAEAMRLNYLLISNPLTDLPPANALFALMCFHASRFDARADADGTPILYGDQDEKLWNKELIEQGIYYLNRASKGDTLTKYHLEAAIAYWHTHKADRAEKWENILQLYNQLLILEYSPIIAMNRTFALAKTNGKAVAIAEAEKLNLDDNHLYFSLLGNLYTGIDDQKALKHFKTAIDLAVTAADKKMIDKSIQKLSIN; encoded by the coding sequence ATGGAAGAGAGCGTACTTATACCACATTTATTCCGAACAGAGTATCGCAAAATTGTTTCGGTACTCTGTTACCGCTTCGGTATTGATCATATCGAAACAGCTGAAGATATTGTGAGCGACACTTTTTTAACAGCCACCGAAACGTGGAGCATGAAGGGGATTCCTGAAAATCCTACTGCCTGGCTGTACACTGTCGCCAAAAATAAAACCAAAAATTACCTCAGGCACCATGCTGTTTTCGAGCAAAAACTGGCTAAGCAGATCCAGATCGAAACAGAGACTGAGACAGAAATAGATCTCGATTTATCAGACAAAAACATCAACGATAGTCAGCTGGCCATGATGTTTACCATCTGTGCCCCTGTCGTTTCAAAAGAAGCCCAAATTGCATTGGCCCTGAACCTGTTGTGCGGTTTCGGTGTGCAGGAAATTGCCGATGGATTTTTAACAGGTAAGGATACCATTTACAAAAGGCTAAAACGGGCCAAAGAGAAACTGAAAGAGGCGGGTATTAAAATCGAACAGCCAAAAGTTTCTGCCATTAACCAAAGGCTTGAAACTGTACTCACCACGCTTTATTTGCTCTTCTCAGAAGGTTATTATTCGGTATCGAACGACGTTACCCTCCGCAAAGATGTTTGTGCAGAGGCTATGCGGTTAAATTACCTGTTAATCAGCAATCCCCTTACCGATTTACCTCCAGCCAATGCTTTGTTTGCACTCATGTGTTTCCACGCCTCCAGATTTGATGCGCGAGCAGATGCCGACGGCACCCCTATTTTATACGGAGACCAGGATGAGAAACTGTGGAACAAAGAACTGATTGAACAGGGTATTTATTACCTCAACCGCGCTTCGAAGGGCGATACCTTAACTAAATATCACCTCGAAGCAGCCATTGCCTACTGGCATACCCATAAAGCAGATCGCGCTGAAAAGTGGGAAAATATCCTCCAACTGTACAATCAGCTCCTTATTCTTGAATACTCTCCTATTATCGCCATGAACCGCACTTTTGCCCTGGCCAAAACCAATGGAAAAGCTGTCGCCATAGCAGAAGCAGAAAAGCTGAACCTAGACGATAATCACCTTTATTTTTCACTCCTGGGCAATCTGTACACTGGAATTGATGATCAAAAAGCTCTAAAGCATTTTAAAACTGCGATTGATTTGGCAGTTACTGCAGCCGATAAAAAAATGATTGATAAGAGTATTCAAAAACTAAGTATCAATTAA